One Telluria mixta DNA window includes the following coding sequences:
- a CDS encoding prolyl oligopeptidase family serine peptidase — protein MREADNGHLDPWLWLENVDSDRALGWVAERNAETERELTALPGYAALRTRLKTILDSRDRIPYAGHHAGRFYNFWRDADHERGIWRRTTLDEYRKPEPAWETVLDLDALARLENENWVWAGVTFLEPHGTRCLVSLSRGGGDAHVVREFDVATLAFIEDGFTLPEAKTSAGWIAAGALFVATDFGPGSMTESGYPRIVKAWRRGTPLEDATLVYAAQEEDLSVSAWQDPTPGYERQFVLRQIDFYSSELFLRDPASGHLTPIEKPLDANAFALRDQFIVELRSDWTVGDRTWPQGALLAIPFDRFLDGSRDFDVLFDPTPTTSLDGIAATRGALFLTILDNVKNRIVEWRQVDGRWQRRDVEAPGMGALHVSAVDEYDSDQVFLTVTDFLTPSSLYLMEAGSDGRELLKSMPAFFDAAPYAVSQFTAQSPDGTHVPYFVVMRKDAPLDGTHPTLLYGYGGFEVSLTPFYSGTTGEAWLAQGGVYVLANIRGGGEFGPRWHQAALKENRQKAFDDFLAVAEDVIRRGITTPPHLGIMGGSNGGLLVGAALTQRPDLFGAVACQVPLLDMRRYHELLAGASWIGEYGDPDDPDEWDYIARYSPYQNVSPDKRYPRVLFTTSTRDDRVHPGHARKMAARMREQGHDVLYWENTEGGHAGAANNEQTATMWALTYAFLLRKLK, from the coding sequence ATGCGTGAAGCAGATAACGGACATCTCGACCCCTGGCTGTGGCTGGAAAACGTCGATTCCGACCGTGCGCTCGGCTGGGTGGCCGAGCGCAATGCGGAAACGGAACGCGAACTCACCGCCCTTCCCGGCTACGCGGCCCTGCGCACGCGGCTGAAGACGATCCTCGATTCGCGCGACCGCATTCCCTATGCAGGCCACCACGCCGGCCGCTTCTACAACTTCTGGCGCGACGCCGACCACGAGCGGGGCATCTGGCGCCGCACGACCCTGGATGAATACCGCAAGCCGGAACCCGCCTGGGAAACGGTGCTGGACCTGGACGCCCTCGCCCGCCTTGAAAACGAAAACTGGGTCTGGGCCGGGGTGACGTTCCTGGAACCGCACGGCACGCGCTGCCTCGTCTCGCTGTCGCGCGGCGGCGGCGATGCCCACGTCGTGCGCGAATTCGACGTGGCGACGCTCGCGTTCATCGAAGACGGCTTCACCTTGCCGGAAGCGAAGACGAGCGCCGGCTGGATAGCCGCCGGCGCGCTGTTCGTCGCCACCGACTTCGGCCCCGGCTCCATGACCGAATCCGGCTACCCGCGCATCGTCAAGGCGTGGCGGCGCGGCACGCCGCTGGAAGACGCCACGCTCGTCTACGCAGCGCAGGAAGAGGACTTGTCCGTCTCGGCCTGGCAGGATCCGACACCCGGCTACGAGCGCCAGTTCGTGCTGCGCCAGATCGATTTCTACAGCAGCGAGTTGTTCCTGCGCGATCCAGCGAGCGGCCACCTGACGCCCATCGAGAAGCCGCTCGACGCGAACGCGTTCGCACTGCGCGACCAGTTCATCGTCGAGCTGCGCTCGGACTGGACGGTGGGGGACCGCACCTGGCCCCAGGGCGCCCTGCTTGCCATCCCCTTCGACCGCTTCCTGGACGGCAGCCGCGATTTCGACGTGCTGTTCGACCCGACGCCGACGACGTCGCTGGACGGCATCGCGGCCACGCGGGGCGCGCTGTTCCTCACGATACTCGACAACGTCAAGAACCGGATCGTGGAATGGCGGCAGGTGGACGGCCGCTGGCAGCGCCGCGACGTGGAGGCGCCGGGCATGGGGGCGCTGCACGTCTCCGCCGTCGACGAATACGACTCGGACCAGGTTTTTCTCACCGTGACCGACTTCCTCACGCCGAGCAGCCTGTATCTGATGGAGGCCGGGAGCGACGGCCGCGAGCTGCTGAAGTCGATGCCGGCGTTCTTCGATGCGGCACCCTATGCCGTCAGCCAGTTCACGGCACAGTCGCCGGACGGCACGCACGTCCCGTATTTCGTCGTGATGCGCAAGGACGCGCCGCTGGACGGCACGCATCCGACCCTGTTGTACGGCTACGGCGGCTTCGAAGTGTCGCTGACGCCGTTCTACAGCGGCACCACGGGCGAGGCGTGGCTCGCGCAGGGCGGCGTGTATGTGCTGGCGAACATCCGCGGCGGCGGCGAGTTCGGGCCGCGCTGGCACCAGGCGGCGCTGAAGGAAAACCGGCAAAAGGCGTTCGACGATTTTCTCGCGGTCGCCGAAGACGTCATCCGCCGCGGCATCACGACCCCGCCCCATCTCGGCATCATGGGCGGCAGCAACGGCGGGCTGCTCGTGGGCGCGGCATTGACGCAGCGCCCGGACCTGTTCGGCGCCGTCGCCTGCCAGGTGCCGCTGCTGGACATGCGCCGCTATCACGAGCTGCTGGCCGGCGCGTCGTGGATCGGCGAGTATGGCGACCCGGACGATCCCGACGAGTGGGACTACATCGCCCGCTACTCGCCTTACCAGAACGTATCACCCGACAAGCGCTACCCGCGCGTACTGTTCACGACGTCCACCCGCGACGACCGCGTCCACCCGGGTCATGCGCGCAAGATGGCGGCGCGGATGCGCGAGCAGGGGCACGACGTGCTGTACTGGGAAAACACGGAGGGCGGCCAT
- a CDS encoding CHASE domain-containing protein: MPKAEITTRNTGKTATLWTGGVALALLVGTGLYLGAARTVDVETQARFDHLARTGRQQLAGAVQSYADVVRGLAGLFQASGTVTRLEFHRYVQALRVAEHYPALESVNYAAYVEEGARDAFVAAVRADRSLDPAGYPDFAIRPGVRRPSHTVLTYLEPWLPEKAGADLAGGAPAVAQALARARDSGRMAASGKPIVVEHPVRHLGLGLRMPVYRTDGPVPPDVEGRRAAYAGSVGIGFSLPALVRGALPGGDAPMALQLYAAADSRATGPLHVNDADNLLYDGAGPALAHADDLLETVLPVRFDDNLWKARFVARRADLVDGFGRVFPWLAGVGGFGATLLVYALFLNLARSRKSAVDQRRLLDLVLDNVDAYVYLKDRDRRYRYVNAKMAAACGLPASDIVGRRDREVMPPAQADALWAIDQPVLELGEKRAVQNTFAGSDGVARELWSVKVPVRFAGDGEVGAVLCVSTDVTELHALKARADAASRAKSDFLSNMSHEIRTPMNSIIGMAYLAGKRAEEPKQRDYLGKIQHSAQHLLGIINHILDFSKIEAGKVELELRDFTFDALKRNVESQLGAQATARSLELAFDVAPELKWPVRGDPLRLEQVLLNFVGNAIKFSEHGTIHVRARVERTVGADVLVRFDVEDQGIGIAPDDLAQLFTPFHQADPSTTRVHGGTGLGLVISKQLAELMGGEVGATSVPGQGSTFWFTARLQPLTAPRPAAPAPQAEPGALAGCTILLVEDNAFNQLVARELLEDAGARVVVADDGAQALDRLAEGPVDCVLMDVQMPVMDGYEATRRIRADARLAGLKVIAMTANAGIEDQARCLAAGMDEFLTKPAAPETLIATIARALGRKGTQQQRRPDMLDTPRTDTLLDLGVLSDAFGGQPERMRKYAFLFLDAARDGMHEIDRALVAQEPARAAAVAHRLKSEARTVGALGFSDVCADLERQVEPGALGQARTLAARLRGLLPRLERHILAELGARQQDHQV; this comes from the coding sequence ATGCCCAAGGCAGAAATCACGACGCGTAACACGGGAAAGACGGCCACGCTGTGGACCGGCGGGGTCGCGCTGGCCCTGCTCGTGGGCACCGGCCTGTACCTGGGCGCGGCCCGCACGGTCGACGTCGAGACGCAGGCGCGCTTCGACCACCTGGCACGCACCGGCCGCCAGCAGCTCGCCGGTGCCGTGCAGTCCTATGCGGACGTCGTGCGCGGCCTGGCCGGGCTGTTCCAGGCAAGCGGTACCGTCACGCGGCTGGAATTCCACCGCTACGTCCAGGCGCTGCGCGTGGCCGAGCACTATCCGGCGCTCGAATCGGTCAATTACGCCGCGTACGTGGAGGAGGGCGCGCGCGACGCGTTCGTCGCGGCCGTGCGCGCGGACCGCAGCCTCGATCCGGCCGGCTATCCCGATTTCGCCATCCGGCCCGGCGTGCGGCGTCCTTCCCACACCGTGCTGACCTACCTGGAGCCGTGGCTGCCGGAGAAGGCCGGGGCTGACCTGGCAGGCGGCGCGCCCGCCGTTGCGCAGGCCCTCGCACGGGCGCGCGACAGCGGCCGCATGGCGGCCTCCGGCAAGCCCATCGTGGTCGAGCACCCCGTGCGCCATCTCGGCCTGGGTCTGCGCATGCCCGTCTACCGCACGGACGGCCCCGTCCCGCCCGACGTCGAAGGCCGCCGCGCCGCGTATGCGGGCTCCGTCGGCATCGGCTTTTCCCTGCCTGCCCTCGTGCGCGGGGCCCTGCCGGGCGGCGATGCGCCCATGGCGCTGCAGCTGTACGCGGCGGCCGACAGCCGGGCGACCGGCCCGCTGCACGTGAACGATGCGGACAACCTGCTGTACGACGGCGCCGGCCCGGCGCTCGCCCACGCGGACGACCTGCTGGAAACCGTGCTGCCCGTGCGCTTCGACGACAACCTGTGGAAGGCCCGCTTCGTCGCCCGCCGCGCCGATCTCGTCGACGGTTTCGGCCGCGTATTCCCCTGGCTGGCCGGCGTGGGCGGCTTCGGCGCGACCCTTCTCGTCTATGCGCTGTTCCTCAACCTGGCCCGCTCGCGCAAGTCGGCCGTCGACCAGCGCCGGCTGCTCGACCTCGTGCTGGACAATGTCGACGCGTACGTCTACCTGAAGGACCGCGACCGCCGCTACCGCTACGTCAACGCGAAGATGGCCGCCGCCTGCGGCCTCCCCGCAAGCGACATCGTGGGCCGGCGCGACCGCGAGGTGATGCCGCCCGCGCAGGCCGACGCGCTGTGGGCGATCGACCAGCCCGTGCTGGAACTGGGCGAGAAACGCGCGGTGCAGAACACGTTCGCGGGCAGCGACGGCGTCGCGCGCGAGCTGTGGAGCGTGAAGGTGCCCGTGCGTTTCGCCGGCGATGGCGAAGTCGGGGCGGTGCTGTGCGTCTCGACCGACGTCACGGAACTGCACGCGCTGAAGGCCAGGGCCGACGCGGCCAGCCGCGCCAAGAGCGACTTCCTGTCCAACATGAGCCATGAAATCCGCACGCCGATGAACAGCATCATCGGCATGGCCTACCTGGCGGGCAAGCGCGCGGAGGAGCCGAAGCAGCGCGACTACCTGGGCAAGATCCAGCATTCGGCACAGCACCTGCTGGGCATCATCAACCACATCCTCGACTTTTCCAAGATCGAGGCCGGCAAGGTCGAGCTGGAACTGCGCGACTTCACGTTCGACGCGCTGAAGCGCAACGTCGAGAGCCAGCTGGGCGCGCAGGCGACGGCGCGCAGCCTCGAGCTCGCGTTCGACGTGGCGCCCGAGCTGAAATGGCCCGTCCGCGGCGATCCGCTGCGGCTGGAACAGGTGCTGCTGAACTTCGTCGGCAACGCCATCAAGTTTTCCGAGCACGGCACCATCCACGTCCGGGCCCGTGTCGAGCGGACCGTGGGCGCCGACGTGCTCGTGCGCTTCGATGTCGAGGACCAGGGCATCGGCATTGCGCCGGACGACCTGGCGCAGCTGTTCACGCCGTTCCACCAGGCCGACCCGTCGACGACGCGCGTCCACGGCGGCACGGGCCTGGGCCTCGTCATCAGCAAGCAGCTGGCGGAGCTGATGGGCGGCGAGGTCGGCGCGACGAGCGTGCCGGGGCAGGGCAGCACGTTCTGGTTCACGGCGCGCCTGCAGCCGCTGACGGCGCCACGCCCCGCAGCGCCGGCGCCGCAGGCCGAACCGGGAGCGCTGGCGGGCTGCACGATCCTGCTCGTCGAGGACAATGCATTCAACCAGCTGGTGGCGCGCGAGCTGCTCGAGGATGCCGGCGCGCGGGTCGTCGTCGCGGACGACGGTGCCCAGGCGCTGGACCGGCTGGCCGAAGGGCCTGTCGACTGCGTCCTGATGGACGTGCAGATGCCCGTGATGGACGGCTACGAAGCGACGCGCCGCATCCGCGCGGATGCACGGCTGGCCGGCCTGAAAGTGATCGCGATGACGGCGAACGCGGGAATCGAGGACCAGGCCCGGTGCCTGGCGGCCGGCATGGATGAATTCCTGACGAAGCCGGCGGCGCCCGAGACGCTGATCGCGACGATCGCGCGCGCACTCGGCCGCAAGGGCACGCAACAGCAGCGCCGACCGGACATGCTGGACACCCCCAGGACGGACACGCTGCTCGACCTGGGCGTGCTGTCCGACGCGTTCGGCGGCCAGCCCGAGCGCATGCGCAAATACGCCTTCCTGTTCCTGGACGCTGCCCGCGACGGCATGCACGAGATCGACCGCGCGCTGGTGGCGCAGGAACCGGCCCGGGCGGCGGCGGTGGCGCACCGGCTGAAATCGGAGGCGCGCACGGTCGGCGCACTGGGCTTCAGCGATGTGTGCGCCGATCTGGAACGCCAGGTCGAGCCGGGCGCGCTGGGCCAGGCACGCACCCTGGCGGCCCGGCTGCGCGGCCTGCTGCCGCGGCTGGAACGCCACATCCTCGCCGAACTGGGCGCGCGCCAGCAGGATCACCAGGTCTAG
- the recC gene encoding exodeoxyribonuclease V subunit gamma, whose translation MPSPIRPGLLILHGNQMELLRAAVFDWLRDNPLGPLEEEIMLVQSNGVAEWLKIALAEELGVCAATRVALPARFQWEAYRGMLGPERVPRRSPFDKDALTWRLMRLLPELLQKDKFEPLRHFLSDGDAERRLQLAERLADLYDQYQVYRADWLTDWAEDRDQLRRPGGDPIPLAPDQCWQAQLWREIHASLPPERRWSGRATIHQQFMAAVLEDREPVLRLPRRVILFGMSTLPYQTIQAMAGLSRHTQVLLAVPNPCQFYWGDIIEGRELLRAAYKRQQHRNGSDLSEIPVEQLHAHSHPLLASWGRQGRDFVRMLDEFDNGEGAQFGNLRIDLFSDDEPETLLGQVQAAVRDLLPLSEHPHTPPPLDDRSIEFHIAHSAQREVEVLHDQLLSWFAQETDDPLRPRDVVVMVPDIETFSAAVHAVFDQQKRSDPRYIPFEIGDVKDRSVNPLLVALEWLLRLPQQRCRQSEVRDLLDVPALAGRFGLEEADLPILGHWIEGASVRWGLDQRHRAGLGLGSAGEQNSWLFGVRRMLLGYATGHGASFRDIEPYPEVGGLDAALAGSLAELVEALLAWREDLDRVQTPMKWGDCARALLARFFRATNEEDRLMLHQLEEALQCWLEICENALFDEPVSLAVMREAWLGQLDQPALSHQFVSGGVTFCTLMPMRAVPFRVVCLLGMNDGDFPRRGHQSDFDLLALPGLSRPGDRSRRDDDRYLMLEAVLAARDKLYVSWVGRNVRDNTEQPASVLVSQLRDYLAAGWDLDLAERTTVHALQPFSRRYFERGGLLTYAGEWRSAHGADAAHGAETAGVGDALDSDPLPPFELDADYRLTLGEVASFLRQPARFFFRRRLGVTFADLEVVGEDEEPFSLDALDRYFLEDTLLDDSGTPEAPHEVRHVLETRAARLAREGVLPIGLVGRQWQQQLVDDLVPVRRAWLAAGARYPKPAPKLVVSALVGGVRIEDWIDRLRSNDEDTVWLLQMSSKVLDRKGEPRGDKLIGPWLRQLAAAAMGERVGGVLVARDASLAMAPLERGQALAQLETLVALWRSNLDRPLPVACKTALAHFSGGDARETYDGGFEIDGEVTDPCLARLWPEFALLRAAGGWPLVAEALYGPLVAWLKDSVTVTRFEGGEA comes from the coding sequence ATGCCATCCCCGATCCGTCCCGGCCTCCTCATCCTCCACGGCAACCAGATGGAGCTGTTGCGTGCTGCCGTCTTCGACTGGCTGCGCGACAATCCGCTCGGTCCGCTGGAAGAAGAGATCATGCTCGTCCAGTCCAACGGCGTCGCCGAGTGGCTCAAGATCGCGTTGGCGGAAGAGCTGGGCGTGTGCGCGGCCACGCGCGTGGCGCTGCCGGCGCGCTTCCAGTGGGAGGCGTACCGCGGCATGCTGGGCCCGGAACGGGTGCCGCGCCGCTCGCCGTTCGACAAGGACGCGCTCACGTGGCGCCTCATGCGCCTGCTGCCCGAGCTGCTGCAGAAGGATAAGTTCGAACCGCTGCGTCATTTTCTCTCCGACGGCGACGCCGAGCGCCGCCTGCAGCTGGCCGAGCGCCTCGCCGATCTGTACGACCAGTACCAGGTCTACCGCGCCGACTGGCTCACGGATTGGGCCGAGGACCGCGACCAGTTGCGCCGTCCGGGCGGCGATCCCATCCCGCTGGCGCCGGACCAGTGCTGGCAGGCGCAGCTCTGGCGCGAGATCCACGCGAGCCTGCCGCCGGAGCGGCGCTGGTCGGGCCGCGCGACGATCCACCAGCAATTCATGGCGGCGGTACTGGAAGACCGCGAACCCGTGCTGCGCCTGCCGCGCCGCGTGATCCTGTTCGGCATGTCGACCCTGCCGTACCAGACGATCCAGGCGATGGCGGGCCTGTCGCGCCACACGCAGGTGCTGCTGGCCGTGCCGAACCCGTGCCAGTTCTACTGGGGCGACATCATCGAAGGCCGCGAACTGCTGCGTGCCGCGTACAAGCGGCAGCAGCACCGCAACGGCAGCGACCTGTCCGAGATCCCCGTCGAGCAGCTGCATGCGCACAGCCACCCGCTGCTCGCGAGCTGGGGGCGGCAGGGCCGCGACTTCGTGCGCATGCTCGACGAATTCGACAACGGCGAGGGCGCGCAATTCGGCAACCTGCGCATCGACCTGTTTTCCGACGACGAGCCCGAGACTCTGCTGGGCCAGGTGCAGGCGGCCGTGCGCGACCTGCTGCCGCTGTCCGAGCACCCGCATACGCCGCCGCCGCTTGACGACCGGTCGATCGAATTCCACATCGCCCACAGCGCGCAGCGCGAAGTGGAGGTGCTGCACGACCAGCTGCTGTCGTGGTTCGCGCAAGAGACAGATGATCCGCTGCGTCCGCGCGACGTCGTCGTGATGGTGCCGGACATCGAAACCTTCTCGGCCGCCGTCCACGCCGTGTTCGACCAGCAGAAGCGCAGCGACCCGCGCTACATCCCGTTCGAGATCGGCGACGTGAAGGACCGCAGCGTGAACCCGCTGCTGGTCGCGCTGGAATGGCTGCTGCGCCTGCCGCAGCAGCGCTGCCGCCAGAGCGAGGTGCGCGACCTGCTCGACGTGCCCGCGCTGGCCGGCCGCTTCGGCCTGGAAGAAGCCGATTTGCCCATCCTCGGCCACTGGATCGAGGGCGCCAGCGTGCGCTGGGGCCTGGACCAGCGCCACCGCGCGGGACTCGGCCTCGGCTCGGCCGGCGAACAGAATTCCTGGCTGTTCGGCGTGCGCCGCATGCTGCTCGGCTACGCGACCGGCCACGGCGCGAGCTTCCGCGACATCGAACCGTATCCGGAAGTGGGCGGCCTCGACGCCGCGCTGGCGGGCTCGCTGGCGGAACTGGTCGAAGCGTTGCTCGCGTGGCGCGAAGACCTCGACCGCGTCCAGACGCCGATGAAGTGGGGCGATTGCGCCCGCGCGCTGCTGGCAAGGTTCTTCCGCGCGACGAACGAGGAAGACCGCCTGATGCTGCACCAGCTGGAAGAAGCGCTGCAATGCTGGCTGGAGATCTGCGAGAACGCGCTGTTCGACGAACCCGTGTCGCTCGCCGTGATGCGCGAGGCGTGGCTCGGCCAGCTGGACCAGCCGGCGCTGTCGCACCAGTTCGTGTCGGGCGGCGTCACGTTCTGCACCCTGATGCCGATGCGCGCCGTGCCGTTCCGCGTCGTCTGCCTGCTCGGCATGAACGACGGCGACTTCCCGCGCCGCGGCCACCAGTCCGACTTCGACCTGCTGGCGCTGCCGGGCCTGTCCCGCCCGGGCGACCGCTCGCGCCGCGACGACGACCGCTACCTGATGCTGGAAGCGGTACTGGCCGCGCGCGACAAGCTGTACGTGAGCTGGGTGGGCCGCAACGTACGCGACAACACGGAGCAGCCGGCGTCCGTGCTCGTGTCGCAGCTGCGCGATTACCTGGCCGCCGGCTGGGACCTCGACCTGGCCGAACGCACCACCGTGCACGCGCTGCAGCCGTTCTCGCGCCGCTACTTCGAGCGGGGCGGCCTGCTCACGTATGCGGGCGAGTGGCGGTCGGCGCACGGCGCCGACGCAGCGCACGGCGCCGAGACCGCAGGCGTCGGCGACGCGCTTGATTCCGATCCTTTGCCGCCGTTCGAACTGGATGCCGACTACCGCCTCACCCTGGGCGAAGTGGCGAGCTTCCTGCGCCAGCCCGCGCGCTTCTTCTTCCGCCGCCGCCTCGGCGTGACGTTCGCGGACCTGGAAGTCGTCGGCGAGGACGAGGAACCGTTCTCGCTCGACGCGCTCGACCGCTACTTCCTGGAAGACACGCTGCTCGACGACAGCGGCACGCCGGAAGCGCCGCACGAGGTCCGCCACGTGCTGGAGACGCGCGCGGCGCGGCTCGCGCGCGAAGGCGTGCTGCCCATCGGTCTCGTGGGCCGGCAATGGCAGCAGCAGCTCGTCGACGACCTCGTGCCGGTGCGCCGCGCGTGGCTCGCAGCCGGCGCGCGCTATCCGAAACCGGCGCCGAAACTCGTCGTCAGCGCCCTCGTGGGCGGCGTACGCATCGAGGACTGGATCGACCGCCTGCGCAGCAACGACGAGGACACCGTGTGGCTGCTGCAGATGTCGTCCAAGGTGCTGGACCGCAAGGGCGAGCCCCGTGGCGACAAACTGATCGGCCCGTGGCTGCGCCAGCTGGCCGCCGCCGCGATGGGCGAGCGCGTGGGCGGGGTGCTCGTCGCGCGCGACGCCAGCCTCGCGATGGCGCCGCTGGAGCGTGGCCAGGCGCTCGCGCAACTGGAGACGCTGGTGGCGCTGTGGCGTTCGAACCTCGACCGGCCGCTGCCCGTTGCCTGCAAGACGGCGCTGGCCCACTTCTCCGGCGGCGATGCGCGCGAGACGTATGACGGCGGCTTCGAGATCGACGGCGAAGTGACGGACCCGTGCCTCGCGCGCCTGTGGCCCGAGTTCGCGCTGCTGCGCGCGGCCGGCGGCTGGCCGCTCGTGGCGGAGGCGTTGTACGGTCCTCTCGTCGCCTGGCTGAAGGACAGCGTGACCGTGACCCGCTTCGAGGGAGGCGAGGCATGA